In Sulfuricurvum sp., the following are encoded in one genomic region:
- the nadD gene encoding nicotinate (nicotinamide) nucleotide adenylyltransferase — translation MNIALFGGSFDPPHFGHIQIVLAALSTLEIDKLIIVPAYRNPLKHSICANGAKRVEWLKTIFKSYPKVEISDFEVSQNRPVYTIETVLHYETATDKIFLILGADNVEKLSQWHQFDLLKNKVTFVVATRDNHHVPANMITLKINEPISSTLFRNSFGSLGLDEMVENEIITYYKENHESTN, via the coding sequence ATGAACATTGCGCTCTTTGGCGGAAGTTTCGATCCTCCCCATTTCGGTCATATACAGATTGTCCTTGCGGCACTCTCTACTTTAGAGATTGATAAACTTATCATTGTTCCTGCCTATCGCAATCCCTTAAAACATTCGATATGTGCGAACGGTGCGAAACGGGTAGAATGGTTAAAAACCATTTTTAAATCCTACCCAAAAGTGGAAATCAGTGATTTTGAAGTTTCTCAAAATCGACCTGTGTATACGATTGAAACTGTATTACATTATGAAACTGCAACCGATAAGATTTTTCTTATCCTTGGAGCGGACAATGTAGAAAAACTATCGCAATGGCATCAATTTGACCTCCTTAAAAATAAGGTCACTTTTGTAGTTGCCACGCGAGATAACCATCATGTACCCGCAAACATGATAACACTTAAAATCAATGAGCCTATCAGCTCAACCCTTTTTCGAAACTCTTTTGGCTCACTTGGGCTAGATGAGATGGTCGAAAATGAAATTATTACCTACTACAAGGAAAACCATGAATCCACGAATTGA
- a CDS encoding triose-phosphate isomerase, with translation MILCANFKANKTRQETRAYMAVVESFVSANAIEDTIMVFPPFTALEHISRNVLIGVQNGYPAANGAFTGEITLEQLEEFEIKTILIGHSERRHILGETQEQIAAKFRFFAQQGFAIVYCVGEPLEVREYGYDVLMEYINAQFVGIDLNYPDLIVAYEPVWAIGTGLTASNREIEEVHNALRQTISAPLLYGGSVKVDNAGDIMALANVDGVLVGSASLSANDFCTMIAQATELQ, from the coding sequence ATGATTTTATGTGCCAACTTTAAAGCGAATAAAACACGTCAAGAGACACGTGCCTATATGGCGGTTGTTGAATCGTTTGTGAGTGCTAATGCAATAGAAGACACCATTATGGTATTTCCCCCTTTTACGGCATTGGAACATATTTCCCGTAACGTATTGATCGGGGTACAAAATGGTTATCCCGCTGCTAATGGTGCATTCACAGGGGAAATTACCCTTGAACAACTCGAAGAGTTTGAGATCAAAACAATCCTTATCGGTCACAGTGAGCGTCGTCATATTTTGGGTGAGACGCAGGAGCAAATTGCGGCAAAATTTCGTTTTTTTGCACAACAAGGTTTTGCGATTGTCTATTGTGTAGGAGAACCGTTAGAGGTTCGTGAATATGGTTATGATGTATTAATGGAATATATTAATGCTCAATTCGTAGGTATCGATCTTAATTATCCTGATTTGATTGTTGCGTATGAACCGGTTTGGGCAATCGGTACCGGACTAACGGCGAGTAATCGTGAGATCGAAGAGGTACATAATGCCCTGCGACAAACAATAAGTGCACCGCTATTGTATGGTGGAAGTGTTAAGGTTGATAATGCCGGTGACATTATGGCACTTGCCAATGTAGATGGAGTTTTGGTCGGGTCAGCATCGCTGAGCGCCAATGATTTTTGTACAATGATCGCACAAGCCACAGAGCTTCAATAA
- the gap gene encoding type I glyceraldehyde-3-phosphate dehydrogenase translates to MALKVAINGFGRIGRSLTRLIATRDDIELVAINDMASTTMMHYLLQNDSVHGAFEYNLEYIDENSLLIGSDRVQIVCEKNPENLNFALLGAEVVFECSGLFLTRDTVSHHLGKGVKKVILSAPTQDATIPTYVLGVNHHLYDGENILSNASCTTNCLGPIARILDEEFGIQKGLMTTIHAYTNGQAIIDSAHGTDMRRSRAAALNMVPTTTGAAKAISLVLPALEGKLHGQSVRVPTADVSMVDLNVLIGRQTTKEELSQLFKRYAETTLKGILEIDERYRVSQDFVGSCYSATIADDLIQVIDGDMIKIMAWYDNEWGYSNRLIEMALFISKV, encoded by the coding sequence ATGGCATTAAAAGTTGCGATTAACGGTTTTGGCCGTATAGGACGTTCTCTCACTCGTCTCATCGCTACTCGTGATGATATAGAGTTGGTGGCGATAAATGATATGGCATCAACGACAATGATGCACTATCTATTGCAAAATGATTCGGTTCATGGAGCGTTTGAGTATAATCTTGAATATATCGATGAAAATAGCCTCTTGATAGGTTCCGACAGGGTTCAAATAGTCTGTGAAAAAAATCCTGAAAATTTGAATTTTGCTTTACTGGGTGCTGAGGTCGTATTTGAGTGCAGTGGTTTGTTTTTGACACGCGATACCGTGTCGCATCATTTGGGAAAAGGGGTGAAAAAAGTAATTCTCTCCGCTCCGACGCAAGATGCGACTATTCCGACGTATGTATTAGGGGTTAATCATCATCTCTACGATGGTGAGAACATTCTCTCTAATGCATCATGTACGACGAATTGTCTAGGACCGATTGCCCGTATTTTGGATGAGGAGTTCGGGATACAAAAGGGTCTTATGACGACCATTCATGCATACACGAACGGTCAAGCGATTATAGATTCGGCACATGGAACCGATATGCGCCGTTCACGTGCGGCAGCACTCAATATGGTTCCGACAACGACGGGAGCGGCAAAGGCAATTTCGTTGGTACTTCCTGCTTTAGAAGGGAAGCTTCACGGTCAGAGTGTTCGTGTCCCTACGGCGGATGTCTCTATGGTGGATTTGAATGTATTAATCGGACGTCAAACCACGAAGGAGGAGTTAAGTCAACTTTTTAAGAGGTATGCTGAAACAACGTTAAAAGGTATCTTGGAAATTGATGAGCGTTATCGTGTTTCCCAAGATTTTGTGGGTTCATGTTATAGTGCTACAATTGCAGATGACTTAATACAAGTTATTGACGGCGACATGATAAAAATCATGGCATGGTATGACAATGAATGGGGATACTCTAATCGCCTCATTGAGATGGCATTGTTTATTAGTAAAGTCTAA
- a CDS encoding phosphoglycerate kinase translates to MELLNIKECDIANKKVFIRCDFNVPMDDYNNITDDRRIRSALATINYCLDQKCAIILGSHFGRPKDGVKDEKYSLSPVARRLHQLLKLDIQLAEDVVGESAMKLSSELKGGEILLLENLRFEKGETKNDAEFSRALASMVDIYINDAFGVSHRAHASVEGITQFFDKEHKAAGFLLQKEIQFFGVLLERPVRPFAAIVGGSKVSGKLEALINLLPKVDKILIGGGMAFTFLKALGYDVGKSLVEDDLIPEAIKVMEEARRLGVKFYLPVDVVAAEKFAPDSMSRLVSAQEIPEGWMGLDIGPATVRLYRQVLADVQTILWNGPMGVYEMERFARGSNKIAHFVADSYATTVVGGGDTADLVQRVGLDEEITFISTGGGASLELLEGKVLPGVKALLK, encoded by the coding sequence ATGGAATTATTGAATATCAAAGAGTGCGATATCGCTAACAAAAAAGTATTTATCCGATGTGATTTTAATGTCCCGATGGATGATTATAATAATATTACCGATGATCGTCGTATACGCTCAGCACTGGCTACTATTAATTATTGTTTGGATCAAAAATGTGCCATTATTTTAGGGTCCCATTTTGGTCGCCCGAAAGATGGTGTTAAAGATGAAAAATACTCCCTTTCACCGGTTGCACGGCGGTTACATCAACTGCTTAAACTTGATATTCAACTTGCCGAAGATGTCGTGGGAGAGAGTGCAATGAAACTCTCAAGCGAACTCAAAGGTGGAGAGATCCTTTTGCTTGAAAATCTTCGCTTTGAAAAAGGGGAGACCAAAAATGATGCTGAGTTTAGTCGTGCACTGGCATCAATGGTGGATATCTATATCAATGATGCGTTTGGTGTGAGTCATCGTGCCCATGCATCAGTAGAAGGAATTACCCAATTTTTTGACAAAGAGCATAAAGCGGCAGGATTTCTCCTCCAAAAAGAGATTCAGTTTTTTGGGGTATTGCTTGAGCGTCCAGTAAGACCGTTTGCGGCAATTGTCGGTGGATCAAAAGTTTCCGGTAAACTCGAAGCACTCATTAATCTTTTACCAAAAGTAGATAAAATATTAATTGGTGGAGGAATGGCGTTTACATTTCTTAAAGCGCTGGGATACGATGTTGGAAAATCTCTCGTTGAAGACGATCTCATTCCCGAAGCGATAAAAGTGATGGAAGAGGCGAGACGATTAGGAGTTAAATTTTATCTCCCTGTTGATGTGGTTGCCGCCGAGAAGTTTGCTCCTGATTCGATGAGCCGTTTAGTAAGTGCTCAAGAGATCCCTGAGGGGTGGATGGGATTAGATATCGGACCGGCAACAGTACGACTGTATCGCCAAGTGTTAGCCGATGTCCAAACCATTCTTTGGAATGGCCCGATGGGTGTTTATGAGATGGAACGATTTGCACGAGGATCTAATAAAATTGCCCATTTTGTTGCCGATTCGTATGCTACAACGGTAGTCGGTGGCGGAGATACGGCGGATTTGGTTCAACGGGTAGGATTGGATGAAGAGATTACCTTTATCTCCACAGGCGGCGGTGCATCGTTAGAACTGTTAGAAGGTAAAGTTCTTCCCGGAGTTAAAGCGTTACTGAAATAA
- the rsfS gene encoding ribosome silencing factor, translating into MNPRIEKMSHILDMNKAENIEVFDLAGSDYFADYVIIASSLGERHTLALLDHLKKGLKPEEQFLYVDESGDWVAIDLGDILIHILTPQYRAKYDLESFLKEVSARKNKN; encoded by the coding sequence ATGAATCCACGAATTGAAAAAATGTCCCATATCCTCGATATGAATAAAGCCGAAAACATCGAAGTGTTTGACCTCGCAGGGAGCGATTATTTTGCTGACTATGTCATTATCGCCTCTTCACTGGGTGAACGTCACACATTAGCCCTTCTTGACCACCTCAAAAAAGGGCTTAAACCGGAAGAACAATTTTTATATGTCGATGAGAGCGGTGATTGGGTTGCTATCGATTTGGGAGATATCTTAATCCATATCCTTACACCGCAATACCGTGCAAAATACGATTTAGAGAGCTTTTTAAAAGAAGTATCGGCACGTAAAAACAAAAATTAA